The following are encoded in a window of Podospora pseudoanserina strain CBS 124.78 chromosome 6, whole genome shotgun sequence genomic DNA:
- a CDS encoding hypothetical protein (COG:O; EggNog:ENOG503NU7H), whose translation MPSDKPLQDDDESYSIIERLADAIRIEDDLHAGTEDRQRLVQDLYEGPKKCQCCLNWVHEMPPDVEVDQDNEDCTYPLIVRRRVLATMNGNKKRIELHSIEIRHPQVREVLFDVFEGYDNLVKEVKFLIFKAPFRPFFWRWDRFNAAIDKEESEVVKTILIQLRSLVRADLAEAFAVKDELVSHGIITFKHLWTIFPPGELVYETPRITRQSNLGDFFIVTEVEAPHDDPERYQRHPRYHLFCTGTSWNGSSFGATNDNISLSSFKGTRKIADMRVVPVKYLEDAAAIKARCLERGKRHHELAGITYKAYLPEKADEMSESERKQHTNRIMLDSRNCPRRTFTRHLSEVNKPQLYTELITQAPVDAAPPGGHRPLEDNPLRPRYRQPIPVHDHDAPYDEPYARPPPRPLVVEDDPMATGTEDGDKNKKQVLDELELLLLSSYMHGYCLKERKWDDFEVDRIIDVEKNTKPFDSLVLPNGYKDLILSFVENQLKDGEAFDDVINGKGGGLVMLLAGDPGVGKTMTAESVAEKIHAPLVKMELSDLLKDEQDRMPERRRRDSRSRSPVSSRDDDELTKTFSLAAKWKAVLLIDECDMYLEKRSDDSPERNRLVARFLRELEYYPSLLFLTTNRERVLDPAIYSRIHLTINYPALDLSSRLAIWKTFLGMEEGEFASTVTDEEFDTLASIETNGRRIKNITKTARMMAKRYDRGITFEDIRNVMRITEGLQI comes from the exons ATGCCGAGTGACAAGCCGCTCCAAGACGACGATGAGTCGTACTCCATCATCGAGCGTTTGGCTGATGCCATCCGCATCGAAGATGACCTCCATGCTGGCACCGAGGATCGCCAAAGGCTGGTTCAGGATCTCTACGAAGGCCCCAAAAAGTGCCAATGTTGCCTGAACTGGGTCCACGAGATGCCCCCTGACGTGGAAGTCGACCAAGACAACGAGGACTGCACCTATCCTCTCATTGTCCGCCGCCGTGTTCTAGCCACCATGAACGGCAACAAGAAGCGGATTGAACTCCACTCAATTGAGATCCGCCATCCACAAGTCCGGGAGGTGCTATTCGACGTGTTTGAGGGATACGATAACCTCGTGAAAGAGGTCAAGTTCTTGATCTTCAAGGCACCGTTCCGCCCATTCTTCTGGCGCTGGGACAGGTTCAACGCCGCCATCGACAAGGAAGAGAGTGAGGTTGTCAAGACCATTCTGATCCAGCTGAGGTCCCTTGTCAGGGCCGACCTGGCCGAGGCGTTTGCAGTCAAGGACGAGCTCGTCAGCCACGGCATCATCACTTTCAAGCACCTGTGGACCATTTTCCCTCCAGGCGAGCTCGTGTACGAGACTCCGCGTATCACCAGGCAGTCAAACCTGGGTgacttcttcatcgtcaccgAGGTGGAAGCCCCTCACGATGACCCCGAGCGCTACCAACGCCATCCACGATACCACCTCTTCTGCACAGGCACTTCATGGAATGGGTCTAGCTTTGGCGCCACGAATGACAACATCAGTCTCTCTAGCTTCAAGGGCACAAGAAAGATTGCGGACATGCGAGTCGTTCCGGTAAAGTACCTCGAGGATGCGGCCGCAATCAAAGCCCGATGCCTcgaaaggggaaagagacATCACGAGCTCGCTGGCATCACCTACAAGGCATATCTCCCTGAGAAGGCAGATGAGATGAGCGAGTCAGAGCGGAAACAACACACCAATCGCATCATGTTGGATTCCCGGAACTGCCCCAGAAGAACCTTTACCAGACACCTGAGCGAGGTGAACAAGCCGCAGCTTTACACTGAGCTGATTACGCAAGCTCCGGTTGATGCTGCCCCGCCCGGTGGTCACCGTCCTCTTGAGGACAACCCGCTGAGGCCTCGATACCGGCAACCAATTCCAGTGCACGACCACGACGCACCGTACGACGAGCCGTACGCCagacctcctccacgacctcTAGTTGTCGAGGACGATCCTATGGCGACAGGGACAGAAGATGgcgacaagaacaagaagcagGTCCTCGATGAGCTCGAGCTGTTGCTTTTGTCTTCTTACATGCATGGCTATTGCCTCAAGGAGAGAAAATGGG ATGACTTCGAGGTGGATCGCATCATCGACGTCGAGAAGAACACCAAGCCCTTTGATAGCCTTGTGCTCCCGAACGGTTACAAAGATCTCATTCTGTCCTTTGTCGAGAATCAGCTCAAGGACGGAGAGGCCTTTGACGATGTCATCAACGGCAAGGGCGGTGGTCTTGTCATGTTGCTGGCCGGTGATCCAGGTGTGGGCAAAACAATGACGGCAGAGTCTG TTGCTGAAAAGATTCATGCGCCGCTGGTCAAGATGGAGTTGTCGGACCTCCTGAAAGACGAACAGGATCGTATGCCCGAGAGGCGTCGGCGCGATTCCCGGTCACGCTCACCCGTCAGCAGCCGCGATGACGATGAGCTGACCAAGACCTTCTCGCTTGCCGCCAAGTGGAAGGCCGTGCTCCTAATCGATGAGTGTGACATGTATCTTGAGAAGAGGAGTGACGACTCCCCGGAACGAAACCGGCTCGTGGCTCGCTTCCTCCGTGAGCTGGAGTACTACCCTTCTCTGCtgttcctcaccaccaacagagAACGTGTTCTGGACCCGGCCATCTACTCGCGCATCCACCTCACCATAAACTACCCTGCCCTGGACCTGTCATCACGTCTCGCCATCTGGAAGACGTTCCTGGGtatggaggagggagaattCGCCTCCACGGTCACGGATGAGGAGTTTGACACGCTAGCGTCGATCGAGACAAACGGCCGCAGGATCAAGAACATCACCAAGACTGCAAGGATGATGGCCAAGAGATATGATAGAGGTATCACCTTCGAGGATATCAGGAACGTGATGCGTATTACGGAAGGACTGCAGATTTGA
- a CDS encoding hypothetical protein (EggNog:ENOG50KOG0660; COG:H): MKPQTPVFNMKVDNSNMESEAASPSAKTLSPSIHQASSLASSGYHTRQSPHTSANDGSRDQSDLATEYSDTESSSGSSLVSSEEEHLQDRSRRPVELGVGLDTLVTSELDRKGIIDESDSELWKVEERTPSSGRKSPRVNYTARAPFRGDGGIPIVDLHHKPAHEVEPSEITDLGNGQYMRDPDRKSRFLQRRKSRNHTKDRKSLQTQLFQSLHPLDDEEKEKGFIPIDLLPLLITEESVYKELSGPLRETHDEKTIRRYARKICAETTENSIEGDKPKTKTITFRKIFAILVLVEKSSSITKFLKENINDSDLPLVRVSNPTRPGEYDLRCSRERDKQLKCFRGSWSPLQIRNFASWQFVTLAPFFAKSELYKEVEHYVLQDGIIMPFLTDPNKQAISNDPFVDSQQEELLGGGGRVFRAILHPDHHSFHKSFKCPREPSCICTFAIKRLHSQNKDHFKREVDMLKKFSNFAHPHLISLLATYEQRNSFFLIFPCAKSDLLSYWEKFEASPKMDHGTVKWVAHQCKGIASGVLKIHEYSSTNSKLGNTLKPGPREPFGHHGDIKPQNVLVFLDNAQDGPTQNHCSTWKSRGTLKLTDFGLASTSSHRTISRKPLSHVGMTYNYRAPECDLPSNQDPKGRQYDMWTLGCLYLEFVTWLMGGKKLLDEFTQLRAGPFSAESLKHRTKLDILYGGGLIPPEITSDAFFMIEEDHSMEGQKRGGLKGIVKPAVTEFIKRLHADPACTGFLHDFLDMIQDGLLVVKQCDPGKLDRYEIQQVYGKLSKMEQECEKWEYSCGPASR; this comes from the exons ATGAAACCTCAGACACCGGTATTCAACATGAAGGTCGACAACTCGAACATGGAATCTGAAGCTGCATCACCCTCTGCCAAGACTCTTTCTCCAAGCATTCATCAAGCCTCTAGTCTCGCTTCCTCGGGGTACCACACCAGACAGTCGCCGCATACGTCTGCAAACGATGGTTCCAGAGATCAGAGCGATCTTGCAACAGAATACTCTGACACCGAGTCCAGCTCAGGCAGCAGTCTCGTATCATCAGAAGAAGAACACCTCCAGGATAGATCTAGGCGTCCTGTTGAACTTGGAGTTGGACTCGATACACTAGTCACCAGTGAGCTGGATCGGAAGGGTATCATCGACGAGTCAGACTCTGAGTTGTGGAAGGTGGAAGAGCGGACACCTTCAAGCGGCCGGAAATCACCCAGAGTCAACTACACAGCTCGTGCACCATTCCGGGGGGACGGTGGCATACCAATAGTAGATCTACACCACAAACCGGCCCATGAAGTCGAACCGAGCGAGATCACAGATCTTGGTAACGGCCAATACATGCGCGATCCAGATAGGAAATCTCGGTTTCTCCAGCGGCGAAAAAGTCGCAACCATACCAAAGACAGGAAGTCGCTCCAAACACAACTTTTTCAGTCTCTCCACCCGCTTGATGacgaagagaaagagaaagggtTCATACCTATTGATCTGTTACCTCTGCTCATCACCGAAGAATCTGTCTACAAGGAACTATCAGGTCCCCTCCGAGAGACCCATGATGAGAAAACCATCCGGAGATACGCGCGCAAGATTTGTGCCGAGACAACCGAGAATTCTATAGAGGGCGACAAGCCCAAAACAAAGACCATAACGTTTCGTAAAATCTTTGCGATCCTGGTCCTTGTCGAGAAGTCTTCTTCTATCACCAAGTTCCTCAAAGAAAACATCAACGACTCGGATTTGCCCTTGGTCAGAGTCAGCAACCCAACGAGACCTGGCGAATACGATTTACGTTGTTCGAGGGAGCGGGACAAACAGCTCAAGTGTTTCCGAGGGAGCTGGTCGCCTCTACAGATTCGGAATTTCGCATCGTGGCAATTCGTCACTCTGGCCCCTTTTTTCGCCAAAAGCGAGCTGTACAAGGAAGTCGAGCACTATGTTCTACAAGACGGGATCATCATGCCTTTTCTGACGGACCCGAACAAGCAAGCCATATCCAACGATCCCTTTGTCGATAGTCAGCAGGAAGAgctgttgggtggtggaggtcggGTGTTCAGGGCCATCCTTCACCCTGATCATCATAGCTTTCACAAGAGTTTCAAG TGTCCTCGAGAACCATCATGCATCTGCACCTTCGCCATCAAGCGTCTCCATTCCCAAAATAAAGATCACTTCAAAAGAGAAGTTGACATGCTGAAGAAGTTCAGCAACTTTGCACACCCACATCTCATATCCCTACTAGCCACCTATGAACAGCGAAACAGTTTCTTCCTGATCTTCCCCTGCGCCAAATCCGACCTACTTTCTTACTGGGAAAAGTTCGAGGCCAGCCCAAAAATGGACCACGGCACTGTGAAATGGGTGGCACATCAGTGCAAAGGAATTGCAAGCGGTGTGTTGAAGATTCACGAGTATTCAAGCACCAACTCAAAGCTGGGCAACACCCTGAAGCCAGGTCCACGGGAACCATTTGGCCATCATGGGGACATCAAGCCACAGAATGTGCTGGTCTTTTTAGACAATGCTCAAGATGGCCCAACTCAGAATCATTGTTCCACATGGAAGAGTCGAGGTACCCTCAAGCTCACAGACTTTGGCCTGGCTTCCACATCTTCTCATCGCACCATATCCCGAAAGCCACTCTCTCATGTCGGAATGACCTACAACTATCGAGCACCCGAGTGCGATCTTCCTTCCAACCAAGATCCAAAAGGCCGCCAGTACGATATGTGGACGCTTGGATGTTTGTACCTAGAGTTTGTCACTTGGCTCATGGGAGGGAAAAAGCTCCTCGACGAATTCACACAGCTTAGAGCAGGGCCCTTTAGCGCTGAAAGTCTGAAGCACAGAACAAAACTGGACATCTTGTACGGTGGTGGTCTCATTCCACCTGAGATCACCAGCGATGCCTTCTTCATGATCGAGGAGGACCACAGCATGGAAGGGCAGAAAAGAGGGGGTCTCAAGGGAATAGTCAAGCCGGCTGTCACCGAG TTCATCAAGAGACTACACGCCGACCCAGCATGCACCGGGTTTTTGCATGATTTCTTGGATATGATACAAGATGGACTACTGGTCGTCAAGCAGTGCGACCCAGGGAAGCTGGACAGGTACGAGATTCAGCAGGTCTACGGCAAGCTCAGCAAGATGGAGCAGGAGTGTGAGAAGTGGGAGTACAGCTGCGGACCAGCGtcgaggtga
- a CDS encoding hypothetical protein (COG:O; MEROPS:MER0002267; EggNog:ENOG503Q4W1), which yields MSVSRLKAWLGAGLLATAQLASGYALDLGSKESVEAVTSTLSSLASNAPRLALKLTPEGLKKQLEDPEFIASLVSGVESLIDGLNTGRHRRRLTPNVAPLVPQEHRPSAALRKRLDVDGVQIPSFEEWFQIDIDDLGLSAVSTASSKSGKEAPPALSKLTLELIHRLNKLDTVASVHALQQGPPPAVNPNDDPRSGNQGYLNAAPQGINARYAWTITGGDGARVGIVDMEQGWNLNHEDLRAANITLISGRNRDYPDHGTAVLGQMLMADNQIGGVGIVPAAKGRVISQSRPDGSYNTAATILDACNNMASGDILLLEAQEFDPVGGQYYWPVSVADANHEAILVCTGRGIIVVEAACNGGNDLDVYRNLSNKRIFNRAFPSEYRESGAIMVGASSASVPHFRLGYSNHGSRVDVYGWGENIDTTFTNADGTANNLYTTGFSGTSGASPIIVGAAAAVQGIAQARLGRKLSPARVRTILTTSGTASRTPSSDRIGVLPNLKAIIDGGHIRV from the exons ATGTCTGTCTCAAGGTTGAAGGCGTGGCTCGGGGCCGGTCTGTTGGCGACAGCGCAACTCGCCTCAGGTTACGCTCTTGACCTGGGTTCAAAGG AATCCGTCGAAGCTGTCACATCCactctttcttctctggcctccaacgcccccaGACTTGCCCTGAAGCTCACACCAGAGGGCTTGAAGAAGCAGCTGGAGGACCCCGAGTTCATCGCCAGCTTGGTTTCAGGGGTTGAGAGTCTGATTGATGGCCTCAACACTGGCCGCCACAGACGTAGGCTCACACCCAACGTCGCGCCCCTTGTTCCTCAGGAGCATCGTCCCAGCGCGGCTCTTCGGAAGCGTCTCGACGTGGATGGTGTCCAGATCCCAAGCTTCGAGGAGTGGTTTCAGATCGACATTGACGATCTTGGACTGAGCGCTGtctccaccgccagctcCAAATCCGGCAAGGAGGCGCCCCCTGCACTCTCCAAGCTGACGCTGGAACTTATTCACCGACTGAACAAGCTTGACACTGTTGCCAGTGTCCACGCTTTGCAGCAAGGTCCACCTCCTGCTGTTAATCCTAATGATGACCCTCGCAGCGGAAATCAGGGGTATTTGAACGCTGCCCCTCAGGGTATCAATGCCCGCTACGCTTGGACAATCactggtggtgacggtgccAGAGTTGGTATCGTTGACATGGAGCAGGGATG GAACCTCAACCACGAAGACCTTCGTgctgccaacatcaccctcatTTCTGGCCGCAACAGGGACTATCCCGACCACGGCACTGCCGTCCTGGGCCAGATGCTCATGGCAGACAACCAAATCGGTGGTGTCGGCATCGTCCCCGCCGCCAAGGGCCGAGTGATCTCTCAGTCTCGTCCCGATGGCTCGTACAATACGGCTGCGACCATCTTGGACGCCTGCAACAACATGGCCAGCGGTGATATCCTCCTGCTTGAAGCTCAAGAGTTCGACCCCGTGGGCGGCCAATACTACTGGCCCGTGTCGGTGGCTGACGCGAATCACGAGGCCATCCTCGTCTGTACCGGCAGGGGAATCATCGTTGTCGAAGCGGCGTGCAACGGCGGGAATGACTTGGATGTCTACCGCAACCTGTCCAACAAGCGCATCTTCAACCGCGCATTCCCCAGCGAATACCGCGAGTCCGGTGCTATCATGGTCGGAGCGTCCAGCGCGTCGGTTCCCCATTTCCGGCTGGGCTACTCCAACCACGGCAGCCGTGTTGATGTCTACGGCTGGGGCGAGAACATCGATACCACTTTTACCAACGCCGATGGCACTGCCAACAACCTGTACACCACCGGCTTCAGCGGCACATCCGGGGCTAGTCCGATTattgttggtgctgctgccgccgttCAGGGTATTGCCCAGGCGAGACTTGGTCGCAAGCTGAGCCCTGCGAGAGTCAGGACTATTCTGACCACCTCTGGCACCGCCAGCCGCACTCCCTCTTCTGATCGCATTGGTGTTCTGCCTAATCTCAAGGCCATTATTGACGGTGGGCATATCAGAGTGTAG